One segment of Streptomyces sp. XD-27 DNA contains the following:
- a CDS encoding TetR/AcrR family transcriptional regulator: MAGNAGRNKRRPSPPREEVLAAAMRTIAEEGLASLTMAGLGRQVGMSSGHLLYYFHSKDALLLETLMWSEDQLGAERRAALSRPVPVRERLDAFVDLYLPDAVRDPRWTLWLEVWNRSQAAADTTRTRQLELELAWHRDLVALLVEGASRGEFRAVDAERFAVRTRAMLDGFGTHLVVGLPGVDRELALGHMREFLDEALLP; this comes from the coding sequence ATGGCGGGGAACGCCGGCCGGAACAAGCGGCGCCCCAGCCCGCCGCGCGAGGAGGTGCTGGCCGCCGCCATGCGCACCATCGCCGAGGAGGGGCTGGCCTCGCTCACCATGGCGGGGCTGGGTCGCCAGGTCGGCATGAGCAGCGGACACCTCCTGTACTACTTCCACAGCAAGGACGCCCTGCTGCTGGAGACCCTGATGTGGAGCGAGGACCAGCTCGGCGCGGAGCGCCGGGCGGCCCTGTCCCGCCCGGTGCCGGTCCGCGAGCGGCTGGACGCGTTCGTCGACCTGTACCTCCCCGACGCGGTACGCGACCCGCGCTGGACGCTGTGGCTGGAGGTGTGGAACCGCTCGCAGGCCGCCGCCGACACCACCCGCACCCGCCAGCTGGAACTGGAGCTGGCCTGGCACCGCGACCTGGTGGCGCTGCTGGTGGAGGGCGCCTCGCGCGGCGAGTTCCGCGCGGTGGACGCCGAGCGCTTCGCGGTGCGTACGCGGGCGATGCTCGACGGCTTCGGCACCCACCTGGTGGTCGGGCTGCCGGGCGTGGACCGGGAACTGGCGCTGGGGCACATGCGGGAGTTCCTGGACGAGGCGCTGCTGCCATAG
- a CDS encoding agmatine/peptidylarginine deiminase, with product MTSTPAADGFRMPAEWAPHDRTWMAWPGPNFTFGEEGGEVLARARHAWSAVARAVRRFEPVSVVAGPGQGRMARRYLGPGIDVFEAPLNDAWMRDIGPTFLTSDDGRLAAADWVFNGWGAQDWAVWDRDREIGAFVARKAGARAYASELVNEGGGIHVDGEGTVLLTETVQLDPGRNPGWSHERVEAELHAHLGTEKAIWLPRGLTRDYDRFGTRGHVDIVAAFAAPGVVVAHTQPDPLHPDHEVCQEIVKLLRHSTDARGRALEVVELPAPTITEADGEPVDYSYVNHYLCNGGVVLCAFGDPRDEHAAGIFRRLFPDRTVTLVDAREIFASGGGIHCITQQQPRV from the coding sequence ATGACCAGCACCCCGGCCGCCGACGGATTCCGCATGCCCGCCGAGTGGGCGCCGCACGACCGCACCTGGATGGCCTGGCCCGGCCCCAACTTCACCTTCGGGGAGGAGGGCGGCGAGGTGCTGGCGCGGGCCCGCCACGCCTGGTCGGCCGTCGCGCGCGCGGTGCGCCGCTTCGAGCCGGTGTCCGTCGTCGCGGGCCCCGGCCAGGGCCGCATGGCCCGCAGGTACCTCGGCCCCGGCATCGACGTCTTCGAGGCACCGCTGAACGACGCCTGGATGCGGGACATCGGCCCGACCTTCCTCACCTCCGACGACGGCCGGCTCGCCGCGGCCGACTGGGTGTTCAACGGCTGGGGCGCACAGGACTGGGCCGTATGGGACCGGGACCGGGAGATCGGCGCGTTCGTCGCCCGCAAGGCCGGTGCCCGGGCCTACGCCTCCGAGTTGGTCAACGAGGGCGGCGGGATCCATGTGGACGGCGAGGGTACGGTGCTGCTCACCGAGACCGTCCAGCTCGACCCGGGCCGCAACCCCGGCTGGAGCCACGAGCGGGTCGAGGCCGAACTCCACGCCCACCTCGGCACCGAGAAGGCCATCTGGCTGCCGCGCGGACTGACCCGCGACTACGACCGGTTCGGCACCCGCGGGCACGTGGACATCGTCGCCGCCTTCGCCGCGCCCGGCGTGGTCGTCGCGCACACCCAGCCCGACCCGCTCCACCCCGACCACGAGGTGTGCCAGGAGATCGTCAAGCTGCTCCGGCACTCCACCGACGCGCGCGGCCGCGCGCTGGAGGTCGTGGAGCTGCCCGCCCCGACGATCACAGAGGCGGACGGCGAGCCGGTGGACTACTCGTACGTCAACCACTACCTCTGCAACGGCGGCGTGGTGCTGTGCGCCTTCGGCGACCCGCGGGACGAGCACGCGGCCGGGATCTTCCGGCGCCTCTTCCCCGACCGGACGGTGACCCTGGTCGACGCCCGCGAGATCTTCGCCAGCGGCGGCGGCATACACTGCATCACCCAGCAGCAGCCGCGCGTATGA
- the ureA gene encoding urease subunit gamma, translating to MRLTPTERDRLLLFGAAELARARRARGLRLNVPEATALIADTVCEAARDGRRLAEAIDAARKVLGPDDVLPGVADVVTEVMVEAVFDDGSRLAVVSDPISAGSLGDRAPGAVLPGPADPEPEPAVRLTVTNTATVPVSVTSHFHFFEANPRLDFDRSAAYGMRLCVPAGSSRRFDPGAAVEVGLVPIGGARIAIGFAGLVDGPLDAPGAREEALRTAAACGYLGAEVKEENP from the coding sequence GTGCGGCTGACCCCTACGGAGCGCGACCGGCTGCTGCTGTTCGGCGCCGCGGAGCTGGCGCGGGCGCGCCGGGCGCGGGGCCTGCGGCTCAATGTGCCGGAGGCGACGGCCCTCATCGCCGACACGGTCTGCGAGGCCGCCCGCGACGGCCGGCGGCTGGCCGAGGCGATCGACGCGGCCCGCAAGGTGCTGGGCCCCGACGACGTGCTCCCGGGCGTGGCGGACGTGGTCACCGAGGTGATGGTGGAGGCGGTCTTCGACGACGGCTCCCGGCTCGCGGTGGTCTCCGACCCGATATCCGCCGGTTCGCTGGGGGACCGGGCCCCGGGCGCGGTCCTACCGGGCCCGGCGGACCCCGAGCCCGAGCCAGCCGTGCGGCTGACCGTCACCAACACCGCGACCGTGCCGGTCAGCGTCACCTCGCACTTCCACTTCTTCGAGGCCAACCCGCGGCTGGACTTCGACCGTTCGGCGGCGTACGGGATGCGGCTGTGCGTGCCCGCCGGGTCCTCCCGGCGCTTCGACCCGGGCGCCGCCGTCGAGGTCGGCCTGGTCCCCATCGGCGGCGCCCGGATCGCCATCGGCTTCGCCGGACTGGTGGACGGCCCGCTGGACGCGCCCGGGGCCCGCGAGGAGGCTCTGCGCACCGCCGCCGCCTGCGGCTATCTCGGTGCCGAGGTGAAGGAGGAGAACCCATGA
- a CDS encoding branched-chain amino acid aminotransferase, giving the protein MTTTTIALKPSSHPLSDAEREQILANPGFGRHFTDHMVTIRWTEGLGWHDAQLVPYAPLSIDPANMTLHYAQTIFEGLKAYRQPDGGVATFRPEENAKRFQDSARRLAMPELPVKTFVAACDALVTQDKAWVPGHGEQSLYLRPFMFATEVGLGVRPSNEYLFVVIASPAGAYFPGGVKPVSVWLSEEYVRAAPGGTGAAKAGGNYAASLVAQAQAADQGCDQVVWLDAIERRWIEEMGGMNLYFVYGNRIVTPELTGSLLPGITRASLLRIAADLGYEVSEGRISVDDWRDGNADGSLTEVFACGTAAVITPVGSVKSARGDWTVADGQPGEVTMKLRKALLDIQTGAAPDMHGWMHRLGAAG; this is encoded by the coding sequence ATGACGACGACCACGATCGCGCTCAAGCCCTCCTCGCATCCGCTGTCCGACGCGGAGCGGGAGCAGATCCTGGCGAACCCCGGCTTCGGCCGGCACTTCACCGACCACATGGTCACGATCCGGTGGACGGAGGGCTTGGGATGGCACGACGCCCAGCTCGTGCCGTACGCGCCGCTGTCGATCGACCCGGCCAACATGACCCTGCACTACGCGCAGACCATCTTCGAGGGGCTCAAGGCCTACCGCCAGCCGGACGGCGGCGTCGCGACCTTCCGCCCCGAGGAGAACGCCAAGCGCTTCCAGGACTCCGCCCGTCGGCTGGCCATGCCCGAACTACCCGTGAAGACCTTCGTTGCGGCGTGCGACGCGCTCGTCACCCAGGACAAGGCGTGGGTGCCGGGCCACGGTGAGCAGTCGCTGTACCTGCGGCCGTTCATGTTCGCCACCGAGGTCGGGCTCGGCGTCCGGCCGTCGAACGAGTACCTGTTCGTCGTCATCGCCTCGCCCGCCGGGGCGTACTTCCCCGGCGGCGTCAAGCCGGTCTCGGTCTGGCTCTCCGAGGAGTACGTGCGCGCCGCCCCCGGCGGCACCGGCGCGGCCAAGGCCGGCGGCAACTACGCCGCCTCGCTCGTGGCCCAGGCGCAGGCCGCCGACCAGGGCTGCGACCAGGTGGTCTGGCTGGACGCGATCGAGCGCCGCTGGATCGAGGAGATGGGCGGCATGAACCTGTACTTCGTGTACGGGAACCGCATCGTGACGCCCGAGCTCACCGGTTCGCTGCTGCCGGGCATCACCCGCGCCTCGCTGCTGCGGATCGCGGCGGACCTGGGCTACGAGGTCTCCGAGGGCCGGATCTCGGTCGACGACTGGCGCGATGGCAACGCCGACGGTTCGCTGACGGAGGTGTTCGCCTGCGGTACGGCCGCGGTGATCACGCCGGTCGGCTCGGTGAAGTCCGCCCGCGGCGACTGGACGGTCGCGGACGGGCAGCCGGGCGAGGTGACGATGAAGCTGCGCAAGGCGCTGCTGGACATCCAGACGGGCGCGGCGCCGGACATGCACGGCTGGATGCATCGCCTCGGCGCTGCAGGCTGA
- a CDS encoding 3-isopropylmalate dehydrogenase yields the protein MSRSIRLAVIPGDGIGQEVVAQGLKVLSAVLPQDVKLETREYDLGAKRWHATGETLPDAELESLKRHDAILLGAIGDPSVPSGVLERGLLLKLRFAFDHYVNLRPSKLFPNTATPLAGRPDIDFVVVREGTEGPYTGNGGSLRTGTPAEVATEVSVNTAYGVERVVRDAYARAQARPRKKLTLVHKNNVLVYAGHMWKKIFDKVGEEYPDVTTDYLHVDAATIFFVTQPERFDVIVTDNLFGDILTDLAAAVTGGIGLAASGNINPTGAFPSMFEPVHGSAPDIAGTGKADPTATVLSVALLLRHLGYEGEAARVEAAVAADLAERDPAARRTTDQIGDALATAVTN from the coding sequence ATGTCTCGCAGCATTCGCCTCGCAGTGATCCCCGGTGACGGTATCGGCCAGGAAGTCGTGGCCCAGGGCCTGAAGGTGCTCTCCGCCGTCCTTCCTCAGGACGTGAAGCTGGAGACCCGGGAGTACGATCTCGGCGCCAAGCGCTGGCACGCCACGGGGGAGACCCTGCCGGACGCGGAGTTGGAGTCGCTCAAGCGGCACGACGCCATCCTGCTGGGCGCCATCGGCGACCCGTCGGTGCCCTCCGGCGTCCTGGAGCGCGGGCTGCTGCTCAAACTGCGCTTCGCCTTCGACCACTACGTCAACCTGCGTCCCTCGAAGCTGTTCCCCAACACGGCCACCCCGCTGGCCGGGCGCCCCGACATCGACTTCGTCGTGGTCCGCGAGGGCACCGAGGGCCCGTACACCGGCAACGGCGGGTCCTTGCGCACCGGCACCCCCGCCGAGGTCGCCACCGAGGTCAGCGTCAACACCGCCTACGGCGTGGAGCGCGTGGTGCGCGACGCCTACGCGCGGGCCCAGGCCCGCCCGCGCAAGAAGCTCACGCTGGTCCACAAGAACAACGTCCTGGTCTACGCCGGCCACATGTGGAAGAAGATCTTCGACAAGGTCGGCGAGGAGTACCCCGACGTCACCACCGACTACCTGCACGTGGACGCGGCGACGATCTTCTTCGTCACCCAGCCCGAGCGGTTCGACGTCATCGTCACCGACAACCTCTTCGGCGACATCCTCACCGACCTGGCCGCCGCCGTGACCGGCGGCATCGGGCTCGCCGCGAGCGGCAACATCAACCCCACCGGCGCCTTCCCGTCGATGTTCGAGCCGGTCCACGGCTCCGCGCCGGACATCGCGGGCACCGGCAAGGCCGACCCCACCGCGACGGTCCTGTCGGTGGCCCTGCTGCTGCGGCACCTCGGGTACGAGGGCGAGGCGGCCCGGGTCGAGGCGGCCGTCGCGGCCGACCTCGCCGAGCGCGACCCGGCGGCGCGGCGCACCACCGACCAGATCGGCGACGCGCTCGCCACGGCCGTCACGAACTGA
- a CDS encoding urease subunit alpha: MTAIDPRDYAAVHGPRAGDRVVLGDTGLVVRVESDSQKPGDEFLAGFGKTARDGMHLKAAAVRDTCDVVISNVLVIDALLGIRKVSVGIRDGRIHAIGRAGNPDTLDGVDVVVGTGTAIVSGEGLIATAGAVDTHVHLLSPRVMEASLASGVTTIIGQEFGPVWGVGVNSPWALRHAFNAFDAWPVNIGFLGRGSSSDPAPLVEALAEGGACGFKVHEDMGAHRRALDTALRVAEDHDVQVALHSDGLNECLAVEDTLAALEGRTIHAFHIEGCGGGHVPNVLKMAGVPNVIGSSTNPTLPFGRDAVAEHYGMIVSVHDLKTDLPGDAAMARDRIRAGTMGAEDVLHDLGAIGITSSDAQGMGRAGETVRRTFAMAGKMKAERGPMVDDGAYDDNARVLRYMAKLTINPALAHGLAHEVGSISVGKLADIVLWRPEFFGAKPQLVLKAGFPAYGVTGDPNAATDTCEPLVLGPQFGAYGATPADISVAFTAQAAVDREHDTMPTRRRRVAVRGTRGIGPADLVRNARLGDVQVDDRSGLVTLDGDPLRSDPADQVSLSRLYFL; the protein is encoded by the coding sequence ATGACCGCCATCGATCCCCGCGACTACGCGGCCGTCCACGGCCCCCGCGCCGGCGACCGCGTCGTCCTCGGCGACACCGGCCTGGTCGTCCGCGTCGAGTCCGACTCGCAGAAGCCCGGCGACGAGTTCCTCGCGGGCTTCGGCAAGACCGCCCGCGACGGCATGCACCTCAAGGCCGCCGCCGTCCGCGACACCTGCGACGTGGTCATCAGCAACGTGCTGGTCATCGACGCGCTGCTGGGCATCCGCAAGGTGTCCGTCGGCATCCGCGACGGCCGCATCCACGCCATCGGCCGCGCGGGCAATCCCGACACGCTCGACGGCGTGGACGTGGTCGTCGGCACCGGCACCGCCATCGTCTCCGGCGAGGGCCTGATCGCCACGGCGGGCGCCGTCGACACCCATGTCCACCTGCTGTCGCCGCGCGTGATGGAGGCGTCCCTCGCCTCCGGCGTGACCACGATCATCGGGCAGGAGTTCGGCCCGGTGTGGGGCGTGGGCGTCAACTCGCCCTGGGCGCTGCGCCATGCCTTCAACGCCTTCGACGCCTGGCCGGTCAACATCGGCTTCCTGGGCCGCGGCTCCTCCTCCGACCCGGCCCCGCTGGTCGAGGCCCTCGCCGAGGGCGGTGCCTGCGGCTTCAAGGTGCACGAGGACATGGGCGCGCACCGCCGCGCGCTGGACACCGCGCTGCGCGTCGCCGAGGACCACGACGTCCAGGTCGCCCTGCACAGCGACGGCCTCAACGAGTGCCTCGCGGTCGAGGACACCCTCGCCGCCCTCGAAGGCCGCACCATCCACGCGTTCCACATCGAGGGCTGCGGCGGCGGACACGTACCGAACGTGCTGAAGATGGCGGGCGTGCCGAACGTCATCGGCTCTTCCACCAACCCCACGCTGCCGTTCGGCCGGGACGCGGTCGCCGAGCACTACGGCATGATCGTCTCCGTACACGACCTCAAGACCGACCTGCCGGGCGACGCGGCCATGGCCCGGGACCGCATCCGCGCCGGGACCATGGGAGCCGAGGACGTCCTGCACGACCTCGGCGCGATCGGCATCACCTCCTCCGACGCCCAGGGCATGGGACGCGCGGGCGAGACCGTGCGCCGCACCTTCGCCATGGCCGGGAAGATGAAGGCCGAACGCGGCCCCATGGTCGACGACGGGGCGTACGACGACAACGCGCGCGTACTGCGCTACATGGCCAAGCTGACCATCAACCCGGCGCTGGCCCACGGCCTCGCGCACGAGGTCGGATCGATCTCCGTGGGCAAGCTGGCCGACATCGTGCTGTGGCGCCCGGAGTTCTTCGGCGCCAAGCCGCAGCTCGTGCTGAAGGCCGGCTTCCCGGCGTACGGCGTGACCGGCGACCCCAACGCGGCCACGGACACCTGCGAACCCCTGGTCCTCGGCCCGCAGTTCGGCGCGTACGGCGCCACCCCCGCCGACATCTCGGTCGCCTTCACCGCCCAGGCCGCCGTCGACCGGGAGCACGACACGATGCCCACGCGGCGGCGCCGGGTCGCCGTGCGCGGCACCCGCGGCATCGGCCCGGCCGACCTCGTCCGCAACGCCCGCCTGGGCGACGTCCAGGTGGACGACCGCAGCGGCCTGGTCACCCTCGACGGCGACCCGCTGCGCTCCGACCCGGCCGACCAGGTCTCCCTCTCCCGCCTGTACTTCCTCTGA
- a CDS encoding cytosine permease: MAREQRGVDTIPDEERTSSPRDLVSILLGSNLALGVVIFGWLPVSFGLGFWPSVTSLVAGTLVGTLLTAPLALVSLRTGTNLSTSSGAHFGVRGRLVGSVIGLLLSLGYTALTLWVGGDAMVGCLTRMVGMPDSGLTYAAVYALLAGCTVVGAVYGYRVLLRLSRLLALGMTLLLAVGLVAYAGEFTTAAPAGSTYLLGGFWQTWLLAAVSAGLSGPIAFITLLGDYTRYISPRRHSSRKVFWGASLGLVIGLLVPQLFGTFTALAVGAGADYAGPLVAGSPAWYLPPLLLAASAGSIGNAGLMLYSMGLDLDAIVPRATRAQATYVVSAVSTVLVFAGHFAWDAQDAMTSFVLVLTAVGTPWAVITVIGYVRCGGAYDAEALQVYNRRARGGAYWYTAGWHVRATAAWALGAAVGLAAVATPLYSGPLLDNTGGIDVSFLLSAAVTAAVYLTLTARDPRPAPPVRAMASAEVS; the protein is encoded by the coding sequence ATAGCGAGAGAACAACGCGGAGTCGACACCATCCCCGACGAGGAGCGCACCAGCTCACCGCGCGACCTCGTCAGCATCCTGCTCGGCTCCAACCTCGCGCTGGGGGTCGTCATCTTCGGCTGGCTGCCGGTCTCCTTCGGACTCGGCTTCTGGCCCTCGGTGACGTCACTCGTCGCGGGCACGCTCGTCGGCACCCTGCTCACGGCACCGCTCGCCCTGGTCTCCCTGCGCACCGGGACCAACCTGTCCACCTCCAGCGGCGCCCACTTCGGCGTCCGCGGCCGCCTCGTCGGCTCGGTGATCGGCCTGCTGCTGTCGCTCGGCTACACGGCCCTGACGCTGTGGGTCGGCGGCGACGCCATGGTGGGCTGCCTGACCCGGATGGTCGGGATGCCGGACAGCGGCCTCACCTACGCGGCCGTCTACGCGCTGCTCGCCGGGTGCACCGTGGTGGGCGCGGTCTACGGCTACCGCGTACTGCTGCGGCTCAGCCGCCTGCTGGCCCTCGGCATGACGCTGCTGCTGGCCGTCGGACTGGTCGCGTACGCGGGCGAGTTCACCACCGCCGCCCCGGCCGGGAGCACCTACCTGCTCGGCGGCTTCTGGCAGACCTGGCTGCTGGCCGCCGTCTCCGCCGGGCTGAGCGGGCCGATCGCCTTCATCACGCTGCTGGGCGACTACACCCGCTACATCTCGCCCCGCCGGCACAGCTCGCGCAAGGTCTTCTGGGGCGCCTCGCTGGGCCTGGTGATCGGCCTGCTGGTGCCGCAGCTCTTCGGTACGTTCACGGCGCTGGCGGTGGGCGCGGGCGCGGACTACGCGGGTCCCCTGGTGGCCGGCTCCCCGGCCTGGTACCTGCCGCCGCTGCTGCTGGCCGCATCGGCCGGCTCGATCGGCAACGCCGGCCTGATGCTCTACAGCATGGGACTGGACCTGGACGCCATCGTGCCCCGCGCCACCCGCGCCCAGGCCACGTATGTGGTCTCCGCGGTCTCCACCGTCCTGGTCTTCGCCGGCCACTTCGCGTGGGACGCGCAGGACGCGATGACGTCGTTCGTCCTGGTCCTGACCGCCGTCGGGACGCCCTGGGCTGTCATCACGGTGATCGGCTACGTCCGCTGCGGCGGCGCGTACGACGCGGAGGCGCTCCAGGTGTACAACCGGCGGGCGCGCGGCGGGGCTTACTGGTACACGGCGGGCTGGCACGTGCGCGCGACGGCGGCCTGGGCGCTCGGCGCGGCGGTGGGCCTGGCGGCGGTGGCCACCCCGCTCTACAGCGGCCCGCTGCTGGACAACACCGGTGGCATCGACGTCAGCTTCCTGCTGTCGGCGGCGGTCACCGCCGCGGTCTACCTCACGCTGACGGCCCGCGACCCCCGCCCGGCGCCCCCCGTACGGGCCATGGCCTCGGCCGAGGTCTCCTGA
- the cimA gene encoding citramalate synthase, whose protein sequence is MTDAANTRPGVPDDSFHVFDTTLRDGAQREGINLTVADKLAIARHLDDFGVGFIEGGWPGANPRDTEFFARARAEIDFRHAQLVAFGATRKAGARAEDDPQVKALLDSGAPVITLVAKSHDRHVELALRTTLEENLEMVRDTVAHLVSQGRRVFVDCEHFFDGYRANPEYAKSVVRAAHEAGADVVILCDTNGGMLPAQVQAVVGTVLADTGARLGIHAQDDTGCAVANTLAAVDAGATHVQCTANGYGERVGNANLFPVVAALELKYGRRVLPPGALAEMTRISHAIAELVNLTPSTHQPYVGLSAFAHKAGLHASAIKVDPDLYQHIDPERVGNTMRMLVSDMAGRASIELKGKELGVDLGGDRALIGRVVERVKERELAGYTYEAADASFELLLREEVEGRARRFFRVESWRAIVEDRPDGTHANEATVKLWAKGERIVATAEGNGPVNALDRALRVGLEPIYPQLANMELVDYKVRILEGKHGTQSTTRVLISTTDGRGEWSTVGVAENVIAASWQALDDAYAYGLRRAGVEPQE, encoded by the coding sequence ATGACGGACGCAGCCAATACCCGCCCGGGTGTTCCGGACGACAGCTTCCATGTCTTCGACACCACCCTGCGCGACGGCGCGCAGCGCGAGGGCATCAACCTGACGGTCGCGGACAAGCTGGCCATCGCCCGGCACCTGGACGACTTCGGCGTGGGCTTCATCGAGGGCGGCTGGCCCGGCGCCAACCCGCGGGACACCGAGTTCTTCGCCCGCGCCCGCGCGGAGATCGACTTCCGGCACGCGCAGCTCGTCGCGTTCGGCGCGACCCGCAAAGCGGGCGCCCGCGCCGAGGACGACCCGCAGGTCAAGGCGCTGCTCGACTCCGGAGCCCCGGTGATCACCCTGGTCGCCAAGTCGCACGACCGCCACGTCGAGCTGGCGCTGCGCACCACCTTGGAGGAGAACCTGGAGATGGTCCGCGACACCGTCGCGCATCTGGTCTCCCAGGGCCGCCGGGTCTTCGTCGACTGCGAGCACTTCTTCGACGGCTACCGCGCCAACCCCGAGTACGCCAAGTCCGTGGTGCGCGCCGCGCACGAGGCAGGCGCCGACGTGGTGATCCTGTGCGACACCAACGGCGGCATGCTCCCGGCCCAGGTGCAGGCGGTGGTCGGCACCGTCCTGGCCGACACCGGCGCCCGGCTGGGCATCCATGCCCAGGACGACACCGGCTGCGCGGTCGCCAACACCCTCGCCGCCGTGGACGCGGGCGCCACCCACGTCCAGTGCACCGCCAACGGCTACGGCGAGCGGGTCGGCAACGCCAACCTCTTCCCGGTCGTCGCGGCCCTGGAGCTCAAGTACGGCCGCCGGGTGCTGCCGCCCGGCGCGCTGGCCGAGATGACCCGGATCTCGCACGCCATCGCCGAGCTGGTCAACCTCACCCCCTCCACCCACCAGCCGTACGTGGGCCTGTCCGCCTTCGCCCACAAGGCCGGGCTGCACGCCTCGGCCATCAAGGTCGACCCCGACCTCTACCAGCACATCGACCCCGAGCGGGTCGGCAACACCATGCGGATGCTCGTCTCCGACATGGCCGGGCGCGCCTCGATCGAGCTCAAGGGCAAGGAGCTCGGCGTCGACCTGGGCGGCGACCGCGCGCTCATCGGCCGGGTCGTGGAGCGCGTCAAGGAACGCGAACTGGCCGGATACACCTACGAGGCCGCCGACGCCTCCTTCGAACTGCTGCTCCGCGAGGAGGTCGAAGGCCGCGCCCGCCGCTTCTTCCGCGTCGAGTCCTGGCGCGCCATCGTGGAGGACCGCCCGGACGGCACCCACGCCAACGAGGCGACCGTGAAGCTGTGGGCCAAGGGCGAGCGCATCGTCGCCACGGCAGAGGGCAACGGCCCGGTCAACGCCCTGGACCGGGCGCTGCGAGTGGGCCTGGAACCGATCTATCCGCAGCTGGCGAACATGGAGCTGGTGGACTACAAGGTCCGCATCCTGGAAGGCAAGCACGGCACGCAGTCCACGACGCGCGTGCTGATCTCCACGACGGACGGGCGAGGCGAGTGGTCCACCGTCGGCGTCGCGGAGAACGTGATCGCCGCGTCGTGGCAGGCGCTGGACGACGCGTACGCGTACGGGTTGCGACGGGCCGGGGTGGAGCCGCAGGAATAG
- a CDS encoding metallophosphoesterase family protein produces MDTPRTGIPDHLASRMSMAEQHAYLRERFSRRRLLRTGAAGAGGVVGAGLLSGAACGGPSRSASPAPTLVPSSAATRVDGSLVAPFGRHLAFGADPRTQMRVSWQVPLAVRRPYVRVGLRPWELSRKIEAEVRPLRTPPLSDRLPSVDQFYLHAALDGLRPGTTYYYGVGHDGFDPADPRRFGALGTFRTAPAKAEKFVFTAFGDQGVSYDALANDQVILGQNPSFHLHAGDICYADSSGQGSDDDTYDARVWDQFLAQTESVASRVPWMVTTGNHDMEAWYSPDGYGGQLARWSLPESGPDPRKAPGVYAFSYGNVGVVALDANDVSHEIPANRGHTGGRQTRWLDRTLRRLRGDDDIDFIVVFFHHCAFSTTSAHASDGGVRDAWVPLFDKHQVDLVINGHNHIYERTDAIRRGAVGRRVPVGATTDPTRDGTVYVTAGGAGARLYSFPVPDSYEGHEKDLDHVDTYHWTKDRKKAPEEVEWSRVRYTGFSFLAVEAEPGGRPTLRVTALAESGERVDHFTVRRGR; encoded by the coding sequence ATGGACACACCACGGACCGGCATCCCCGACCACCTCGCCAGCCGTATGTCGATGGCCGAGCAGCACGCGTATCTGCGCGAGCGGTTCTCCCGCAGACGGCTGCTGCGGACCGGTGCGGCGGGGGCGGGCGGCGTGGTGGGCGCGGGGCTGCTGAGCGGCGCCGCGTGCGGCGGCCCGTCGCGGTCGGCGTCCCCGGCACCCACCCTGGTGCCGTCGTCGGCGGCGACCCGCGTGGACGGCTCGCTGGTGGCGCCGTTCGGCCGCCACCTGGCGTTCGGCGCCGATCCGCGGACGCAGATGCGCGTCTCCTGGCAGGTGCCCCTCGCGGTGCGCAGGCCGTACGTCCGGGTCGGACTGCGGCCGTGGGAGCTGAGCCGCAAGATCGAGGCGGAGGTGCGCCCGCTGCGCACCCCGCCGCTGAGCGACAGGCTGCCGAGCGTCGACCAGTTCTATCTGCACGCCGCGCTGGACGGGCTGCGGCCGGGCACCACCTACTACTACGGCGTCGGCCACGACGGCTTCGACCCGGCCGACCCGCGCCGCTTCGGCGCCCTGGGCACGTTCCGCACCGCGCCGGCGAAGGCGGAGAAGTTCGTCTTCACCGCCTTCGGCGACCAGGGCGTCAGCTATGACGCGCTCGCCAACGACCAGGTGATCCTGGGTCAGAACCCGTCGTTCCACCTGCACGCCGGAGACATCTGCTACGCCGACTCCTCCGGGCAGGGCAGCGATGACGACACCTACGACGCCCGGGTGTGGGACCAGTTCCTCGCCCAGACCGAGTCGGTGGCCTCGCGGGTGCCGTGGATGGTGACGACCGGCAACCACGACATGGAGGCGTGGTACTCGCCCGACGGCTACGGCGGCCAACTCGCCCGCTGGTCGCTGCCGGAGTCCGGCCCCGACCCGCGCAAGGCGCCCGGCGTGTACGCGTTCAGTTACGGCAACGTGGGCGTCGTCGCGCTGGACGCCAATGACGTCAGCCACGAGATCCCCGCCAACCGCGGCCACACCGGCGGCCGCCAGACGCGCTGGCTGGACCGGACGCTGCGGCGGCTGCGCGGCGACGACGACATCGACTTCATCGTCGTCTTCTTCCACCACTGCGCGTTCTCCACCACGTCCGCGCACGCGTCGGACGGCGGGGTGCGCGACGCGTGGGTGCCGCTGTTCGACAAGCACCAGGTGGATCTGGTGATCAACGGCCACAACCACATCTACGAGCGGACCGACGCCATCCGGCGCGGCGCCGTGGGCCGGCGGGTGCCCGTCGGCGCGACCACCGACCCCACGCGCGACGGCACGGTCTACGTCACCGCGGGCGGCGCCGGGGCCAGGCTCTACTCCTTCCCCGTTCCCGACAGTTACGAGGGGCACGAGAAGGACCTCGACCACGTGGACACCTACCACTGGACGAAGGACCGGAAGAAGGCACCGGAGGAAGTGGAGTGGTCGCGCGTGCGCTACACCGGCTTCTCGTTCCTGGCGGTCGAGGCGGAGCCGGGCGGCCGGCCGACGCTGCGGGTCACCGCGCTCGCCGAATCCGGCGAGCGGGTGGACCACTTCACCGTGCGGCGCGGCCGCTGA